The Hugenholtzia roseola DSM 9546 DNA window GTTCAAATTCGTTTTACTGCTGAGGACGTGATTGCCCGACACATAGTGCCTGCCGTTTTGTGCATCGAGGCTAATTGTTCGCAATACCCCCTCCACAAACATCAACTCTGTGCCTTCATCTGTAAAATACGAAAAACCGAAGGAGGCATTATCACGCTCGTAGTAGTGTCGTGCATCTGCTTCTATCTCACCAAAATACGCCTCATATTCTGCAAGAGGCATACCCGCTTTGAGTTCTTTGAAATACTTAAAGGTGGCGGTTTTGAGGAAACTTGTGAGTTTCACTACTTGATTTGAGTGAAAACCAAAACCACTGTAACTCAAATTATGGTATAAATGAGATAGATATTCCTCCAAAGTGTAGGGCGGTATTTTTTCAGAATTGGGATATTTGCGCTTCAAAATATTGGGGTTGGCTATCAAATGATTTATATAATGCACGATTTTTTCTTTTGTATAAAAATGAAGCATACGTCCAACGTTATGCCCCACATCTCTGTAATCTTCGGGGTGTAACATAGACATTAAAAAAGGAATGACCCAATCAGGGTACAAACCAGAATTTTCTGCCTTTTCCACAAAACGCAGTCGGTCTATAAGCGGGTCTTTATCCTGATGATTGCGGTAATAAAATGTGCGGTCGTGGAGGTCGCCGCTGGGAACAATGCCACTGTATTGCAACAAATCTATGGCTTTGAGCTTTTGATACCAAATCACATCACAAAATCCATTATCCAAGAGCCTCCCCACACAAAAATTGAGTGCCAAATAATCAATAAACTGCATCAATTTTGACGTTTCAGACTCAAAGATGGTCAGCACTTGCGCAATCGCTTCCTGCCTCAAACCCTCAAAATCCTCTGAATTTTGGTCAATAAAAACATCTGCAAAGGTTTCAAATGCCTTGCCTTCAAGGGTAGGAAAGTGTGCTTTTGCCAGCGCAAATCGTGCATCTGCCTCACTTTCAAGGTAGGTTTGAATTAGATTATTTATGTTCATAAAATTTAGATAAAATGTATTTTTTTTTTCGGTACTAAAAATCACTCAAAAATCTTAGATAAATCTATAGTCAATTTATGCACCACAACCGAAGCCAAAGTGTCCGTTTTAGAGAGCGAGGCTTGCAGTTCAAATTGATTTTCTATCAACACATATTGCTCTATTTTGCCTTCTTCTGCATCTACTATCCAATATTCACCTACATTGTGCGCTGCATAATCTTGAAACTTGACTCCGTAGTCATTCTTTCGCGTGCTTTCCGAAAGGATTTCTACCACTAAATCAGGGGCAGGGAATAGCTTTTGGTCTGCTGTAAAAGTATCAGAGATTGCCTTGCGATAAAACACAATATCAGGCTCATAGCAATTTCGTGAAAGGGTAATCATCATTTTTTCTATGCCCACAAAGCCTAAATTGTCGTCATCAACGTGGTTCATAAGGTGTTTTGAAAGACGGCTGCTCACCCTCAAATGCGCCATTCTTACGGGTGAGTGTAAGATAATTTCGCCGTTGATAAATTCCGCTTTTACATCTTCGTGTACCATTTCCAAAAATTCCTGCCTTTTTTGAGCCTCCTCCTTCAAATAGGCTTGCATTTTTTGGATAATCAGAACCACGTCAGGGGCTTGTTTGAGTTGTTCTATTAAGGTCATAAGGCAGTGTTTTTTTCTTAGGTTTGCTTTGCTGTAATCCGAAGCTGGAGCTTCGGGTTACGGTATCTCAAAAACGCTCACTTTGCAAAATTGGTTTGCCTACTTGTATTTATTTTGCGGCATACACCTGAATAGTAGAAAGTAGTTGCTTGTTTTAGCCCCAGCCCGAAGTTAGGGCTTCGGGCTACTGTAGTGCAAAGCTCCAGCTTCGCTTATTGTATTTTATAGTTTCTACCGAAGCTGGAGCTTCGGGCTACTTTTCTAAGGTCTTTTTTACTAATTCCAAAAATACCAATACTTCCTCAATCTTGCGAAAAGGCTTTATCCTGCCAAACCCTTTGGGTAAGCTACGGATTTGACTTGTGATTTCACCTTGATTGAGGTCAGTTACACCCTCTAAGATGGCGTTTATTTCATGGCACAAAATTACTGCCTGCTTGGGCGTTTGT harbors:
- a CDS encoding Uma2 family endonuclease, giving the protein MTLIEQLKQAPDVVLIIQKMQAYLKEEAQKRQEFLEMVHEDVKAEFINGEIILHSPVRMAHLRVSSRLSKHLMNHVDDDNLGFVGIEKMMITLSRNCYEPDIVFYRKAISDTFTADQKLFPAPDLVVEILSESTRKNDYGVKFQDYAAHNVGEYWIVDAEEGKIEQYVLIENQFELQASLSKTDTLASVVVHKLTIDLSKIFE